A genomic window from Pecten maximus chromosome 4, xPecMax1.1, whole genome shotgun sequence includes:
- the LOC117325872 gene encoding putative IQ motif and ankyrin repeat domain-containing protein translates to MPPKKPAPVKAPVRPAAKPAPAKPAGRGAPAKRGAPAAGVKRGGAAAPAKGKAAEPAKPKAKVWTAKDDAARKIQTKIRQFLAKKKLAKKKKEKEDYEELMDKIEKEAFMKLVQMEQEEAERQRKKEEEERRRRQAETKRRKRMLEAAFEGDIDEIMAVLQEVKDLDDKNEVGKDSIGMALRNKHEMAVVECEDPNENTPLSEAANGGNVDTIRLLLDKGADPNTKGQFGRTPLYRAAFAGHMEACQLLLQNGADPRIYASDSQTPQQIASQKAVQDLIKDWDVSQTDTLLAKLEAAKEKRLEEQRKRNEFEQSKLESKVEAAQHEYDVLQKQLNKAYCELEKRITEHDEAMNSGFDRPDVTLQAIHDGEDEVELLKLNTEKAREKLANTKLELREQKRAGQSALEEDELPGVKVMTRELEDVLLRDVGNKIKDSGKWPLIIDPNAQVATFLRYRDTNYLNALSPAQMEPDKARMAIIGSIRYGKPLVLDMMEVDMFDTVTMRFDEILEGLMGKIMDKSVMEEEIYLKLVKKSDGDEYAKTKFNDLRTKNFRFFIITKNPYPPDELMEQTYIVRMYVPT, encoded by the exons ATGCCTCCTAAAAAGCCAGCTCCAGTGAAAGCGCCTGTGCGTCCTGCAGCAAAGCCTGCACCAGCGAAACCAGCAGGGAGAGGAGCACCTGCAAAGCGAGGTGCCCCGGCTGCAG GTGTAAAAAGAGGGGGAGCAGCTGCACCAGCTAAGGGTAAAGCAGCTGAGCCAGCGAAACCTAAAGCGAAAGTCTGGACTGCAAAGGATGATGCAGCCAGGAAAATTCAGACAAAGATCAGGCAGTTTTTGGCCAAGAAAAAACTTgcaaaaaagaagaaagaaaaagagGACTATGAAGAACTCATGGATAAAATTGAAAAGGAG GCATTTATGAAATTAGTTCAAATGGAGCAAGAAGAAGCAGAACGTCAGCGTAAAAAGGAGGAAGAGGAGAGGAGAAGAAGGCAAGCTGAAACAAAGAGGAGGAAGAGAATGCTGGAGGCAGCTTTCGAGGGggatattgatgaaattatGGCAGTATTACAGGAG GTGAAGGACTTGGATGACAAGAATGAAGTAGGGAAAGATTCCATTGGCATGGCTCTAAGAAATAAACACGAGATGGCTGTAGTAGAATGTGAGGATCCCAATGAAAACACACCTCTGTCTGAGGCAGCGA ATGGTGGAAATGTAGACACCATACGACTCCTATTGGATAAGGGTGCTGACCCCAATACAAAAGGTCAGTTTGGACGTACACCTCTTTACCGAGCAGCTTTTGCTGGACATATGGAAGCTTGTCAG TTGTTACTCCAGAATGGTGCAGATCCACGGATATATGCAAGTGACAGCCAAACCCCTCAACAG ATAGCCTCCCAGAAGGCGGTACAAGATCTGATAAAGGACTGGGACGTTTCCCAGACAGACACCCTTCTGGCTAAACTGGAAGCTGCCAAAGAAAAACGCTTGGAAGAACAGAGGAAAAGGAATGAGTTCGAACAAAGCAA ATTGGAGAGCAAAGTGGAAGCTGCTCAACATGAATATGATGTTTTACAGAAACAG TTAAATAAAGCTTACTGTGAGCTTGAAAAGAGGATTACTGAGCACGACGAGGCTATGAACAGTGGATTTGACCGTCCAGATGTCACACTACAG GCAATCCATGATGGGGAGGATGAAGTCGAATTATTGAAACTTAATACAGAGAAAGCTCGAGAAAAGTTAGCAAACACCAAGCTAGAACTCCGCGAACAGAAGCGAGCAGGACAGT CTGCTCTAGAGGAAGATGAACTCCCTGGTGTAAAAGTAATGACCCGAGAATTAGAAGATGTTTTACTCAGGGATGTGGGCAATAAGATCAAAGACTCTGGCAA GTGGCCACTTATCATTGATCCCAATGCTCAGGTCGCGACCTTCTTACGATATCGCGACACCAACTATCTTAACGCACTCAGTCCAGCTCAGATGGAGCCTGATAAGGCGAGAATGGCAATCATTGGATCAATCAG GTATGGTAAACCATTGGTGCTGGACATGATGGAGGTGGATATGTTTGACACTGTTACAATGAGATTTGATGAAATTCTCGAAGGTCTCATGGGCAAGATCATGGACAAAAGTGTAATGGAGGAAGAAAT CTACTTGAAATTGGTGAAAAAATCAGATGGAGATGAATACGCAAAGACAAAATTCAATGACTTAAGAACAAAAAATTTCCGATTCTTTATCATCACAAAGAATCCTTACCCGCCTGATGAGCTGATGGAACAGACTTACATCGTTCGTATGTATGTGCCTACCTAA